ttttagaacctcaactccaactttatttgggatccaaatatacgcttacatgcctcgtatttcgaatgacgttcgaaataacgcgtaactgaaaaactgGGTGTTACACAACGTCcctgaccaattttttaattattTCAGTTTATACAATAAATTCGACAAGAGTTGGTACCTCAGGGTTGGTGTCTTCTGCTTCCGATTTAGCAGAAACAGATCCTTCAACATCCTTTGATGATGTTTGTTGAGCCATATAACAGTAGCTTGCTTGATCATCTTCATGCTCATTCGCAGTCGAAGCTTTCTGTTTGGCTAATAGCATCATGTGTTGATAATAGTACTCATCGTTTTTCACGAGTTTCGTGCAATTCCGTGCAAAATGACCTTTGAATTTAGACATTTGATTGGATGAAGATTCAGATGTAATCCGTAGTTGGTTGTTTATAGATTTGGCTTTTGATATTTGATGATTCGCAGCTTTAGTGAACAGGGCAAGTATCTTGAGATAATTCAAATCCTTTGTATTTGTTTCAAGAGGTAACGAATTTCTAGTCGTCGTTTTCGAGTCTTGAATGGTTCAAACAATCTGGAAAAGGTGTGAAATACCAAAGATATAGAAGAAAATCGAATATCAAACAAGAATTGATTCTTGTTTATCAGAGTCAATTTGATAATCGTATCAAGATTTCTCGTGAAAACTGACGAAACCTGAAAATTTGCGAAATTTTGATAAAGTTATTGAAAAAATAAATTTCGTATCAGAATTTCTCAATTAAAATGGTTTTTGAAAAACTTACTTGGCTTTGAACTAGTAAAATGATTTGGGCATGAAACAGTTAAATGGCATGGCACATGTAATTAATAAACCTACGTGGACTTATAAACCTACGTGGACTTGGCTTTACAAACTAATATAAGGCCACtcactatcgtaactaaactatttatCCTTTTAACCTTTTAACCtttcacatcagcgccacatcaacacccaaatcctataactaactcataaaatCCTATAACTACACACTGCCTATAATGGCTAACATATCTTCCTCTTAACTGTCACGTCATCAATTGTACATATAAtcacattttttttaaaacaacacttttattaataaacACAAATACGGTTAAATATATATGAATGCTTGTACAATATGGATTAATACTTGTACAATGCTCATAAAAAAAGGTTGTATAATATGCATTAATGCTTGTACATATCTTGAATGGGGTATTTTGTTACAAAAAGGTACTAGTAGACCTCACTAATGCCTATAATGAATTAAGAGGCACTTGTTAAATCCATGGTGAAAGCTCTATAACTAATGTCTATAATGAATTGGTGCCTATGGCATTATGTGGGTAATGAACGGGTGGTGACGGGTAACTACCGATAATGCTCCCATAGGGAGTGGTCTAAGTCTttgttgtttattattattattattattattattattattattattattattattattattattattattattattattattattttatataagaaAACAAATAATTCcaacttgcgggcatagcccaacggttattcccatgtactttgtgtcatgggatagggagaggtcatgagttcgatccttagggatgacatgattttctttaaaccaattgaacacaaaTAATGGGGGTATATATTgatcctatagggaggttttaccggattcgttcacggaccccttccgaaccactgcccgaatggatgtgttcccgggtaccgtcgatcgggttcgggtttccgcccaaacgtatgtgttacgtgcaaataatgagggtcgttgaaaaaaatgatctactgatgtcaaaaaaatcgccgttcaaaaaaaaaattagttgATTGGACCAGGTGACTTTAATTGAGCTAATGGGCCTTGATTCAAGATTTCAGCTAGTTGGGCCTAAAGATCAATCAGTTATCAATGGGTCAATTAACACAAATGCACGTCTACTTCCTGTGTACGTCTTCCTCCTCCTGTACGTTTTCCCCAAAACAGATCGACCaagaaccctaattccaaacactcGTATGAATTGTTGATCAACCGTTTAGCTAAACGTACGTTTCAGTAGTCAATTGAATCACTCGTGAACTCAATGGTCTAATCAAACGTATGAAAAACGGTTATTCAACCTGATGAAGAATCCGGTGAACTTCCAGCGAGTTTATGAATTTTCCGATGAAAATTCCGACTACAACTGCAAAACTTAGATTCAGGTAACCGTATACAACTTACTATAACACTTTTCGATCAGTTTCTATTGCAAACACTCAATCAAACCTCTGATTTTATGAAGAACAGAAGCTTGGTGCCATTGATGAACATGAAAACTGAAATTTCGATCTAGAACTCTTCAGGAACTAATCCCTTCACAAAATATGTTTGAAATCGTCTAAAAAACACTCGATGATCACTTATAGATCCTGACAACACCTAATTCGTTCCAATTTGATTAGATCAAAAGTTGACCGAAACCTTGACTTGTGATCAATGAATTTCTGGACGTTTTTAACCTATATTGAAGGATGAAGAAGCTTTAGTGAACGATTTAGAACCTGTAACAGCTTTCAGTTTGATCTAAAACAGATGAATCAAACTTTTTGCTCAAAAAGTCAACTGCGGTCAAAGTATGAAGAACAGAGATTAAAGTGACGAATTCAAGCTTCTGGATCGATGAACTGTTGTTcttctgctctgataccacatgtagagGTTATTTTTAATCTAGCTTGGATTCGTGTTCGTGTGAGTATTCGTATCTATTGATATGTATATAAGCttgcgtatatgtatatgtatgtataggtATGATGAAGGTGATGACTGATATGAATAACAAAGCAGTAGCAGTTATGAATCTGTATTATGAACAATCAAGTGCCAAGATTACATAGGTGAAAGGTTAGTTACAAGTTtagagtgtttgtgtgtgtattaagGTGTAAGGGTGAGGTGAATTATGAAGGCTTAAGCTTGAGTTCTAGTCCAAGTGTGGTATTTATATGTCACATACCACACTCTTACAAAATGCTCTAAGACCAAATTGCATCAATAAATTGAGTCCTAACATATTGTTTAACAAGTAGGTAGCTTATTACCAAGATGACACTCCATCTGGGGTTAAACAATTTCGACTAGTACATTAAAAATCGAAATGAtggatttttttatataatttttggCCAACTCTCAAGGTTTGGTCATAATGGAAATGTTCTTGTTTAACAAGTAGGTAGCTTATTACCAAGATGACACTCCATCTGGGATTAAACAATTTCCACTAGTACATTAAGAATCGAAATGAtggatttttttatataattttttgcCAACTCTCAAGGTTTGGTCATAATGGAAATGTTCTTGTTTAACAAGTAGGTAGCTTATTACTGTACCAAGATGACACTCCATCTGGGATAAAACAATTTCCACTAGTACATTAAAATTCGAAATGatggatttttttatatattttttggcCAACTCTCAAGGTTTGGTCATAATGGAAATGTTCTTGTTTAACAAGTAGGTAGCTTATTACCAAGATGACACTCTATCTGGGATTAAACAATTTCAACTAGTAAAGTCTACTAAAACTTAAAAGGAGGAAATAACATATAATTTTCATTTTCTTGTATAGATAGATAGAGACATAGAGTCTGACTTTTTCTTTTCATATATACATCTAATCTAAATAGTCTGGTCTTTTCATTCAGAGGCAGTCATCATCTCCTTTGCAATCTTGATTTGAATCTCTTTATGATTTCAAATGACGTCTCTTAAAGAATCAGAGCACCTCAGTTTGCCCTTCCCGGTTATTGAAGCTGCCACCAAAAAGTTCACAACATTCATCGGAAAGGGAGGATATGGCCCCGTCTACAAAGGAGAGCTCTTACTCTCCGGGAAACTTACCATGGTTGCTGTAAAGCGACTTGATATTAAAATGTCTAAAGAATCTGGTCAGGGTCTTAAGGAGTTTTTAACAGAGATTCAATTGCTGTCTCGTTATAAACATCAAAACATCGTCTCCCTTCTTGGTTTTTGTGACCAAGGCAATGAAAAAATTCTTATATATGAGTATGCTGAACATGGAAGCCTTGATACCTACCTGCGTGGGCCATGTACATTCACATGGAAGCAAAGGATTAATATATGCATCGATGCGGCTAGCGGTCTTGAACATCTACATAACCATGTTTCAGAAAATCATAGTCTCATCCACAGGGATATTAAAAGTGGAAACATTCTTTTGGGTTACAACTGGAAAGCTATGATTGCGGATTTAGGACTTTCCAAAATAGGTCTTGCGAATGAAAATGTTAGTTGCGTGGTGACACATGCGTGTGGCACAGATGGTTATTTGGATCCGGAGTATAGGAGAACAGGAATTCTGACTAAAGAGTCGGATATTTATTCATTTGGGGTAGTATTGTTTGAAGTCTTATGCGGCAGGTTGAGCTATATGAATGTACCTAACATTCAGCGTTATCTAGATCAACTGGCTCGATGCTACTACGAAGAACATAAACTAGACGATATAATTGATCCTAGTGTGAAGAATCAAATTGACTCAAATTCTTTGTTTACATATTCAAAGATTGCGTATGAATGCTTACTCATTAATCGGCCTGAACGACCTGCGATAGCTACTGTGGTACAAAGACTTAAGGATGCAATGAAATTCCAGGTAAGTTCAAGTTTTCTGAATATTAAGTGGGTTTACTGCTTTGAAAACGAGCTGCATGTTGAATAATACTAGGATGAGTTTTATTGAATTGTTGTGTCATCATAACCATCCCCATATAATCTAGTGGTCCGAGTATTAATAATTTCACAAATACCTCGCACTCTCATTGTAAACTTGTGTTTCCCTTCTAAAATATATACACTTTTAGTAAACCTGATGTGTATGTGTTGTTATATGCTTAGTCAATATAGTTAGACCATTTGTTATGGACACATGATAATGGGTGTTGTGGGTATGACGGTCTGTTGTATGTGTGTGATGTGTAGTTGTGTGGCGGAGGAGATTTTGCCGACGTGACAATGTTGTGGAACAGGTGGTTTGTTACGGTAGTGTTTGGGAATTGAAATTCAGAGAAATTGGCGGGTAATTTCTGTGACAATGTCGTACCGGTGACCCGCTGGTACCCGTGCTCTTGACGGGCGGGTATTTATGAAAAATGTACCCCCGGGCACAGGTCAGGTATAAATTTTGTACCAGTTGGCGGGTCGCATTATTTCATACCTGTCGTGGTAATACTCGACCCGTCAATCCGTGATGCTCGTTTGATCTACCTGCGGGTAATCCTGTTTACCCGAatacatatacttaattatatattatataatttaattttttttaattttttcataATTATTCGCGCGTTTACCGCGGATAGTGGGTATATGTGACTAAAACTTAGTTAAAGTGCACATTTTGTAAAATTGCTGGTTTACTCGGAGATTGCGGGTACCCGCGGGTCGCGGGTACGGGTAGAAAAATTTACCCGTTGACGAGTAAATGGATACCCGCTGGTAAAAAATATTTGGCAGGCGGGTCGCTGGTATTAAGGATCCGTGCCCGTTGGTCACGGGTGCCATCCCTAGCTTCATAACGGACGGTGAGATGTACATTTTTGTGAGCTTTCCCCGATTTAACCTACTCCCACAAAATCAAATTACCAACAAACAAATGAAACCCTTCAGAAAATAAGATCAAATCAGTAAACTCATATCACTTTCAACTTGATGAAAAATTGTGATCTTGAGAAATCGACAAAACCTTAGAACCCCAAATTAGAATGTAAATCTACAACAAGCTCAGAGCGGACTAGTATGAAAAAGAAGAAAGAACTAGTCGGTTGTGTGATGGTGACTTGTTCATTGTAACAATGGTGCCTCGGTGAAGATTCGTATGGATCAGCAATGATGATTGGTACGTTGTAATCGAAAGAAAAAGGAATCAGAAGTTTGATTTTATTAGACATATATAAGCCCATGTGCTTTAGGGTTTAGTATTGACTTAGGTTCCAAGTTGTATTAGCCTATATATATTTGATGTAATCTATTGATTgagatataataacacaatacaatTGTCCTGGAATtatatggtatcagagctaggttaaAACCCGACACAATTCGGGACTCGTATTCCGGCACAATTCCGGCACAATTCCGGGGATTGATTTTCAAGAGACATTTAGTCCTGTTGTCAAATCAACAACTATAAGGGTTGTCCTATCTCCAAGTAGTCTCGTTTTTCTGGCATCTAGTTTTCTCTTGCATCTCACTGCTGCACCCACACAGCTCAACTCAGATGAGTCGTTTGTTGATGTTCTAAATTTCATTAGGCGAAAGGCCAAGCCGGTGTTTTATTGCTTTTTCTGTTTAGAGATTACCTACATTCCTAGGTTTGTTTTGTCATTGAGGGGTTTCAACCTCATGAGGTCAGTTGGGTGTCTTTGTAGAAGAATTAGTCTAAATTTAATTGTTACATAAATTAACACGATCATTATTATTCTGTTACTCGTATATACAATGATAATTTTACTCTTAATCTATTAACTTTCATATTTTCTTTCTTTATGTAAATTTTGTATTGGTTATTGACAatgaatccaataatttgcttgaaattcaatggaccaataagagcgcgacaatcacatgtgattgaaaaaaaaaattaattttttttttaaattcttttttaataaatttttttttcgaaaatctttttttaagaaatttttttttgaattttttttttttaaatttagcatgtcaaacccaatcacatgtgattgtaaaacccaatcacatgtgattgtaaaacacaatcacatgtgattctgcatgtcaaatccaatcacatgcgattgaaaaataaaagttcaaattttttttttttccaaaaaaaaaatttcaaccggaAACAAACTTTAATTAGGTGATTTGATCAATTTTGTTAGCGTTTATTGATCATattttcaaaatttcagactttaattcggtgatttgaccaacaacaacacaacacaacaaaacccaatcccacatgtgtggggtatgggggaggtgagacgtagacaattcttcctctatccttgaataaagagaaatcatttctccaccccgagtgaaacactccaagagtaGAGAAGGTCGTCCCTCTCTCTGttcgacgggtaaagagattgcttccaaacggacctccggccaaaaataataataataataaataaataaatataaaaaaatgccacgaaaatggtagaatcaaattttcatggatttTAGATCATGCATGTGATTTGACCAAGTTTTGATCAAAGGCGTTTAAATGTTTTAGCGCAAACTTACTTCATTTTACTAAAAACAaaaatttcaatcacatgtgattggatttgacatgcagaatcacatgtgattggcatgctgaatcacatgtgatttactgcatgtcaaattcaatcacatgtgattaaaaaaaaaattcggaaaaaaaaaattgggaaaaaaaattaaaaatttttttttaaattttttttttttttcaatcacttgtgattatcgcgccacgtatcacactctgattggtcccttgaatctcaatttaaaagttggtttcatttgaatattcctctatTGACAATAGGTAAATTTGTTCAAATTTACTTTTCTTATTTGATAATGAAAAATTAATTTAGAACAA
This window of the Rutidosis leptorrhynchoides isolate AG116_Rl617_1_P2 chromosome 7, CSIRO_AGI_Rlap_v1, whole genome shotgun sequence genome carries:
- the LOC139859222 gene encoding receptor-like protein kinase HERK 1, producing the protein MTSLKESEHLSLPFPVIEAATKKFTTFIGKGGYGPVYKGELLLSGKLTMVAVKRLDIKMSKESGQGLKEFLTEIQLLSRYKHQNIVSLLGFCDQGNEKILIYEYAEHGSLDTYLRGPCTFTWKQRINICIDAASGLEHLHNHVSENHSLIHRDIKSGNILLGYNWKAMIADLGLSKIGLANENVSCVVTHACGTDGYLDPEYRRTGILTKESDIYSFGVVLFEVLCGRLSYMNVPNIQRYLDQLARCYYEEHKLDDIIDPSVKNQIDSNSLFTYSKIAYECLLINRPERPAIATVVQRLKDAMKFQLCGGGDFADVTMLWNRWFVTVVFGN